A window of Glycine soja cultivar W05 chromosome 2, ASM419377v2, whole genome shotgun sequence genomic DNA:
CAAACACACCATTAAGGAGTCTTGAGTCTGCATCTGAAATATAACCAATCACACTATTCACTTAAACAATGGAGAAAAACTCTGCAATACTAATGATTCTTGAATGCGAacattcttttattaaattgaaaaataaaaaaagattgtaATATCTGAAATCTAAACTTctaaaaaacctatttttgagAACGGACAGTCATATCTAACTTTACAAATAGGTATTTGCGATTTGCCGCCAATTTGCTCATTTGACGTACTTCCTTAATATTTTACTatcatcttttatctttttcgttttctttttttaaagtcaTGTTATCTCTTGGAAGAAAAACTTGCTCTGCTAACTTGCCTGAGTACTCGACTGCTGAATGGATATGCATCCAAGTGgatattttgttttcatatttgATAGTCTTCCCAATACATAACCTCATCTATAGAGGGAGGTTAGGAGGATAATAATAAATCTGCTAAACTTTTCAGATGCAAGCTGTGGTTGACACACATTCTCCACATGAAGCTGGAGCACCATTACATCATCCGAATGACCTGCAACATACACAAGTGCCTAGAAACTTATTCAATAATAGGGCATATAGTTTTGCTGATATATGAAAAtggttataaatttttaagCTTGTATACATTTTCAGGTAGTCTGCGCAGGTTCACTTTAATTCTTTCGTGAGACCTGTTCAAATTCCGAAGGCTAGTTTTTGTTTCGTAAAAGCGTAAAAAGTTTCTTAGATTCTGCACAGCTTATTCAAACAACACACAGACACAGTTTGACGAACAGGTCAAAAACATATACTGAAAGGTCTACCTAAACGAGCAACAATTCAAGTATCCAATATTTCGTTCCAAGGTGGCAATCATATAGCTGTTTTAAGAGTTATGAACATAAGAAATTGAACATAGTTTATGTCAAAGTGAAAGCAATACAGAGACCATCTTTTGACAATCAACATACACATAAACTAGTTTTTGATACTGAATCGAAAAAGAATGGTGTTAacactaaattaatttaaaaaaaactgaatttttgatttttttttttctttaaacaaaTGACTCAAATTTGGTTTAGAAATTTTGGACTTAATTCGCTACTGTTTCATCTTCATTATGTCGGTCAACACTACACAGAATGTGCCTTTTAAAGCTTGTTATCTAGTTGACGGATATATATGATGAAAAGGGAGAGGGAAAAAGAATGGCATATCACTACAAGAAAATCACGGATTAGCGACGGAGTGTTTCCTCGCTAATCTCTTGCAAATTCCTCACAAAGTTTGCAACAGAACAAATTCTTGCTATTTTTTAAAAGCTAATTAGAGGCGGAAATATTCCCACTCTAACCTGTCATCATCCTCACTAATCCCTTGCAAATTCACTCGCTAATTGTATCACCTCATGTAGTTACAGAATAAATTCAGCAAATATGGTTCAGGTCAGGTcccaagagaaaaaaagatatttgatcTAATGAAATGAGGTTTAGttgaattgaattaatttaaattaaatttattttaattaattcaacttgattcatttcaattaaatttagatttaattgaaatgtttgtttcaaacaatattattagatttttgagaatgtgaaaataaaaatatatatttccatATTTCTTagaagataataataaaaatttggatATCTCTCATTCCCAGATAAATGAGACTCCCGTAAAAGAAGGGCAAGAATATGAATCCCTATTTTGTGGGaatcatatttattatgtaaaaattatattatacacTTATTAATAATACCTATTATGGACTACCCACTGCTTGAATTGCTACATCTAAATAATACCTGCCATATTTTTTCCCACGTACTTCATATACCTATGTTTGGAATTGGCATTGGGGCCAATAACATATTAAGTTATGTACTGGATGTTTGTTTCAATTGTAAAATAACTGTTGATTGGAACATTTTGTGCTATGTTTGTAAAATATTCTACATACAATTTCCCTCAGATTTATTTGTTGCCATTTTTTAAAGAGTTATGCCAATTATGCTCGcatgtttttagttatttatgatTATGTGTGAGGTATATCTATTCTTTTCACCGGGTTATCCGTACGAGAAGcatacaaaaattgaaaaactttgGTTGTTTATATAAAATCTAATACCTTTAATACAGGGAtgacattttataattataacataTATTCTTGGAAAAAATGTGAACCCAACACatgttttgaatatttttgaGAATCATCAAAAAGATTCTCAACCAATTTTAACattaaccaaacatatttttttaattgttaatgtCGTTCCAGAAAATAACATTCTCAAAAAATGTAATAACATTTCCATGAAACAAACATCTCTAAGAGTTTGATAAAGTAAAAGTAATGGTTTGCTATGAGTTTCATATTAAGCAAAACAATAGATTTAATGCGGTATTAAGTTATGGGAATTTTCTACTTAATGAATcagtcttttaaatttgaatttgcatCTTGTGCTTAAGTCATAAGAATTGGTTCTTTCATATACAATACATTGAATATTGATGAGTCTTTTGGCGGGAAATTTAGAGTTGTAGATTGAAAAGGATAATTACTCGAATTTCATAAATGGTTAAAATAATGCGTCACAATATATATGTCTATATAAAAATGATACACAATAAAATTAAGCAACTTAAATGAATTTTTCCATCGAAATTGttctgttttaaaaaaatttaaacaaagtaCGTAAGAGGTTTTCACATATGATTAACATTTtctacttatatttatttttaatttttactatagaaattatattttatttatcataaaataattagtaATACACATATATTAGTGTATtacttattttatgaaaaaataagtcACAAAGCCTCTCGAGGAGGTTTGTTAGGTGATCATTGTGGGAAGTTGGTGGTGGGCTAATTTCTTAGCCAATATGGGAATTTGGGCAATAATGGTGGGTTTGAATAAGCTAATTGCTCACCAAAAGGGAACTAGATGCCTGAAGATTGAATCAGATTCTGAGGCAGCTCAGCATTGGGTCTAATCCTTGGTATGATGGGTGCCCCTACACTAACCCTACAAGGCAGCTGATCTGAATTGTGAACCATGTACAAATTACCCACACAGTTCGGATTATTAGTAGAGATGTTCATGTGTTTCCATTATACCTTGTAGCCTTCAGGAGAAATTATTAGATAGTCTAATATTATTACTGTGcatactaatttatatattgcTTTCTATGTAATGGAGTCCCTCACTCATTTCTTTTCTAAAGAAAAATATCTTGTCATCCGTATATTGGAGGATCGAGTGGTATTTTTAAATTGTCATTTTTCATATTGACTCCCAcaattaattctttttcttcctcttagCTTCTCTCATCCAACTACTCAAGCCCTTTGCCATCACCAAGAAAATAGATAGTGCAAGAAGGTCTTCCACGATTAAGGTACttagttttttaaaacttttcttAAATGTGTTTGATTTACCTTTCCTTttaaggagaaggaaaaaaaatcatatatatacatatacacacttttttattatgtttaatataataatatattttattaattcaactctaaattttttattatcttaaagGATAATTTATAAGCATTTGTCAAAGTGATAATTATTATtgactaatttattattattatttaaacaatgATAGCACTAAATTAAACTTTCGATTTATGCACGACTCAGTGTAAATCACTCTTGTCCCTtgctattaattatttttaatggcttatcataattatttattagtttattgGTATTAATATCACTATTATTATtcctattatttatattatatttttattttaaatagaaactcttctctattaatattttttcttttgttaaggtatttttttaatgaaagataaaaaaaagagaggaaaaaatgaAGGGAATTGAAGAGGTCAATTATTTCATTGTAATTATTCCCATTACATAACATGCGTATTTCATACTATTATTGATAGTTACATAACGTCGGATGGTAGGAGCACATGCATTATTATGCAATTACAAAGTCTAGAGGTGAGAGAaagtcagagagagagagagagaaacttcGTAGAGATAAGATGGGATGCACTTCGCTGCTTAGAAGCCCCAagaaagaagaacaagaagtgCCCGATGCCAATTCTAACCAACCTTACACCTATGAAGATTTCAATATTTTGGACGAACTCGAAGGGGTCTTGAGCACCAAGGAAGAACAAGATTCTTCGTTGCCGCAACAAAAATCTTCTAGTAGTGAATTCCATTGGGATTTCATGGAATGGGAGGAGTTTCAACCCCCCAATATTGAAGAGGAAGGAGAAGATGAAAATGAAGGGAAAGAGAACAGGAGGAGCAAATGCCTCTTTGATGAGGAGGAGCAAGAGATGAAGattgaaaacaataataatattgttgGGTTTTGGGAAATGGATGATGAGAAGATGGTGGCTTTGAATTTGAACTTGAACTATCAAGAGGTTTTGGATGCATGGTCTGACCGAGGCTCTCTATGGGCTGATGATTGTTCTCTTTCATTCGCCACCAATAATGCCTACTATGTTAGTATTTACCATCCATTATTATTCTTCATTATCATAAGCTTTCTTCCTCTATCATATTTACTTTCATTACCTATGTTCATGCTTATTCAACTGCATGTTTACAATTAATTGGTCGTGGACTTGATCGTTTCTgctaaaaattaacattttgataaattaataagttgcaattctttaattcttttaatgtCCTATAACTATTAGTCTTGGTTTTAGTATTTGATATTTGAAATCATTTTTGGTAGAATCTTTACTATATATAGTGCTTGGAATTCTTTTGGGTACTCATAGTTTTACCTGATTTTAGTAATTAAGAGATATGATATTTGAAATAACTTTTTGGTAGAAAGCTTTACTATATATAGTGCTTGGCATTCTTTTATGTACTCATAGTTTTACTTGATTTTAGTTAAGAGGgtatatttatatttggatAACTCTAACGTTAGTTTTGTTAGCTAGAGtagatttaatttttactttcttatttctaattatatgaATGATATAACTGTGTTTAGATGGGAGAAGTGCCGGTATTGGAAGAAGAGAGAGCAAGAAGAGAAGCATGTGTTCTTAGGTACAAAGAGAAGCGCCAGAACAGGTTGTTCTCAAAGAAGATAAGATACCAAGTTCGGAAATTAAACGCTGATAAAAGACCAAGAATCAAGGtcacttttttaaattttcctgTTTCTTTTCGTCCCATTGGGTATGctcattttgttttctaatattGAAAGCAGCTTTTTCCGATATTTTTGTTTGTAGGGTCGCTTTGTGAAGAGACTCTGAAGTTGCTCGAGAAAGATCCCCCAAACCAAAAAATATCTCCCACAAATATCTAGGACCATTCCctgtacatttatttttaattaatttcaactcAAAAACATTCTTGTATTTATCCATTCAAATTATCCTTCTCTTCCTATAGAATTGGAaaggaaaaatacaaaatttctcTGCTCCAAATTTCAGGATAAAATTTTCATTccgttttttcatttatttttttggaattttacgTGTCTTGAACTTTCTTATTAGGTCCACAGTTGTTATTATTAACTTcaggtttaatttttaatttggtctTTATATTTATCTGCATTTTACTATTTTGatcttatattaaaaattggaaattttaatctttaaacaAACAATGTAATGTATTTTGGTCCATGTCATTAACACAATTATTAATGTAGTTACCGATGTTGTTGTTAAGATTTTGATAATTTGGAAACTCAATTTGCTAGTTTAACAATTGCTGACAAAAATTTGTAGTAATATTATAGCGGCCAAAGTTAAAATCGAATTAGAAGACAACAATGACAAAGATCCAAATACATTAAACTTACTTGTTTAAGAACCAAGACTTATAAATTTTACACATaaagtcaaaataataaatatgaacacattaataattaagccCTTAACTTCTTTGTTCGTTGTTTTTCTTCTGTCTTTCCCGTTTGCTTATTTCTAAGGTGTGGTCTATGGTTGTCGTCCAGTGATGGTCCTGATGGATTGATCCCAATGTTCAGAAATGTGGATATACCCATAACCCACTCACCAGTcatcaaaaaaccaaaaatagagaacactcataaaaaagaagaaaaaattatggtGGATATACCACAgtcttcctctttttcattttttccttgtgGTACAAAAGCGGTTTTATGATTTGGTATGATTTGATTTGGTACAAAAGTGGTTTAAGATTCGATTCTGAAATCATATAATTCagaagaactttttttttttttgttatgataATAATCCAAAAGAACTTGATACTACTCGAATTaatttccttttgatttttatttagatgctacttgaattaatttccttttgattagtttctatacaaatttattttagggCAGTAACTACTTTAGTAAACTTTTGAATACTAATAGTATTTTATTTCTGGCAATTcatcagttgtgtgatgaattGTTCCGCTTAATTTATAGTTACCTTAACCATGTAAGCAAGAAAGACAGATCTTGCTTGTCtactagacaaaaaaaaaagtctatctgatttttttttctgaattattCAAGTTAATTATGCATAGTTAGTTGGAGATATTTTCATGTTACTTTCTAAACATTTACCTGTTCAAAGTACAAATGTGATAATTCAAATAGATTCTTTCTCAGTTAAAGTATGAACTATGAAGCACAAAGTGACTGTTAGGacttttattatgtatttaacatatatattttttagtaaattatattttccttGGATCGCCAAGAAATTTGGATAGTTTACAGCATCTTATAtgtttaaactttattttgtcattaaatacaaaaacaaaagattaaACACAAGTTACTTACAACAGctccttcttttattttgaataaattatcattttagtccttaaatatataaacttgagataatttagtaaaaaaacaaaaaattataatttaatttctaaatatgtaaaatatataacaagTTTATAACATCATTTTATAAGTTATATTCTTTCTGATCAATTTAgccttaaattataaaatttagaaattaatttatcataaatttacacACAACATATAATTATCATACTTATTATACATTTAtgggttaaataaaaaattttattctttcaaaattaaattatcattaatttacatatttattcttctattttttttcccccAAAGGATTGTAGAATGGAGAgacatttatatttatagtatTATCGGGTACGTAGGACGCCTGCAAAGATCCATCAAAAGGATTTACTATACATGTAGCCTCAAGAGAATTCAAATCTATACCCATATAAAAAGTGAAATCGTACAAGATATGTAAATGCAACTAATCCAGGTACAATCATTCAAAGCTTGAATAAATGCAAATACTAAAGTCTTGAGATCCCAACTTACACTGACTAGTGATTTAAAGCAATTAATAGTATATTAGATAAGTGATGAATTCAGGTCCTATctgttttaaaaaactattttaaaataagtgatatatttgactttttaatgtaatattaatttattttttattaatatttttaataaatattgctttagtttttaaatctaatattaatattattttcttttatcaatttaataagattaattttttaaaattatcatttgattttatctatttattagttttaattaatctgtctaaaataaaataaaacgacacttattttgaaatgaaaaaaagtaatatagaatttatttaaaattaaatttaaattaaataaattttatcctcaaagtcaattttttaaagggaaaattaaatatgtaaacaTATAGTAAAAgcactattttaaatttttaactctAAATAATATTGCTTCATAGAATTTTCTTGGAAGTAAAACTCTTGGGTTTTTCCCCTTTAATCCGAAATTACTGGATAAATTAAGCCAATTTAAGGTCAAATGTCAACGAATAGTTCcaaataagtaaatatattagtgttatgtaaaaaaaaattgaggttcTAGTCacgaaatttcaaataatttgtttttcttcaaacaaTATTTACATTGTTCCTTCGGAATTGTCATTGGAAAAAAGGGATAAGGTGAGAGTCGAGATGCATCCTCGAGACTAGAACACTAGTGTTGAATTATATTTGGCTTATATATATAGTGGTTTGAGCTGCATTCACATTCATTCTCCTGACTACTAGTAAAAATAAGATGTTTATTAAACTACTGCAACCTTCTGTTTCTTGGTCAAGACTATTAACAACTATCAAGAATGTTAAATTTGAGATTAAGTAGCAAGATTATGGCAGTATGTTTGTTCATTCATCTAAGCAATCATTCTTCAACCCCTATAACTTTGGTGACTGATGAGTAGGCATAactgttgaagggtgaaacatTTTTCATTGCAAAAGAGTAATGCAATTGTATATTGTTGTTGAATTTAAGGATGCATACAGCATTGTAGAGTGTCTTGCAATTTGTCCTTTTACATTCAGCAATTTGAGACTTGCATGCTGCACTCTGCACTCTGCAGCATTGTGTGTAATTACTTATCAATATGCTCAAGAGTTGAGTTTACTGCAGACATCCAAGCCTTTGAACAGAGATGCTTGATTTTAGAAGCTGTGTGAGCGATACAAGAAATACCATAACATTAATAATGCTTTAAATGACCCGGGCATTGTTACATCATCTCATCGAGGGGATTGTGAATAAGATATTTTCAAAcacacttttttaaaataatttttttattgatcaaaatttactgaaaatgatgaaaatttGTGAATTTCAGTTCTCATATGAAAAAATCGTATACATTTAGAAAGTGATAGATAAAGACAAAATTTTACATGATGTATTCATGTCAAAATTCAGCATGTGAGTATCACTCCCGTGAACATACATTaggacaaaaattatttttctggtCGTATGTGtaattaaatacatttaatttcaGCATGAGAGTATCATTAGTTttgtaaaatgataattaatttataattttttttttattaaaacatcATATGAAGTGGAATGGAAACAGTATATTAACAACGAGTCGATGATAGGGTttgtgaaaaacaaaaaatgcatcTTAGAAGcgaatgaatttattttatcaaatatttacagGGTGATAGTTTTAGATAAGCAAAGGTTTCGTCTAATGTTTTGAATGCTCCAAACTGGTTTTGCAGTATCAGGCGACAATGGTGTCAATTAATTCTTTTTCCAACATTGACTCATTGTTCATCCCAATTCTCCTTTTTCCCTTCTAATGAATTAATGAAGTTTAGAATATCAatccattttatcaataattaatcttattaaaaaaatgaatatattaatgggatcttttcttttaataaattagattttagttttactaaaaacaacataatattAATAAGACATGAGAACAAATAATCTTTTGCACACCCCTTTCTTTTAACTactgtaattattattatttttctgataGACTTTAAGGCGTTTTTTTACTGAAAGGCATTTTTATAAGTTTGAACTTTGGATCCTTTaaatcatttttgtaattaatcttCAATTGGAGTCTTTATCACCTTAATTACAGTTAAAGTACATTACTATATCTCATCGATTGATTGTTGACCGTTCTCTATATCAAACCTTCCAATCATATGTCAATCAAGTCCTTATGCATCCTGGGTAACCGACCGATAAATCTTAGGTTGTCTTTAAACCGAGGTCCACACTTATTTAACCTGTTCTGGCCACAATGCTTGAggttgtgaaattgtgtactCCTTCGAGTGATATGCTAAAATGTACAAGAGCCAACCCTTTTTCATGCTTTAACCTCTTTATGCTACTGAAGCTAAGGGATTATGCATCTTTCAGTATCCTCCGGTCATCTTTGAACCGACATCTGCACATATATAACCTTTTTGTGCCACAATGTTTGAGTCAAAAGGATTGTGTATCATTCAGTTCTTATTGAATTAATCTACAGACTTGTTGACTTGGATGTCTAACAATCCGACCCAAATGTCATATTGTTATATAACTGGCGTTATTTAAAGCTTATTGCTTATGTTAAGTTATTACATCATTCATCCCAAATTTCTACCTTTTTTtttggaggggggggggggggggggggggataatATATAGTTCCTCAACAATTTATATTTGGTTGAATATTGTTGGTTGGAGATTTCATTCCTTCCTTCTCCTGAttacttataaaaataagatgTTTATTAAACTACAACAACCTTATCTTTCCATGTGGACACTATTAACAACAATCTAAAAGGGCCAGGGAATGAATGTTAAATTTCAGATTAAAGTATCAGGAATCTGGAAGTATGTTCATTGATCTAAGCAATCATTGTTCAACCTCTAACTGTGGTGATTGATGAGAAGGCATAAGTGTTAAAGGgtgaaacattttttattgcATATCATCAGCAAAAGATTGATGCAATTGTATATGAGTGCATGTCTGATCCGTGAAGTTTTATAAATGATGTAAATGGACAAGTAGAGAACATCCCGGGAATTTCTTCAGCTCATTTGGCAGACCTTCGAACTGTGCTTCATGAAAATGATCAACGAGTCCTGCAGCTTGCTTTGGAATGTATTTCAAAGGTTCCCAAAGCAAAATATCTTTTACTCACCACAGTACAAGAGATAGAAGCTGAAACAATTGAATCCTTAATTAAAAGCTATATTTTCCTTTCCAGTCTATCCTATTGGCCCTGCTATATCTTATTTAGAATTGAACTAGGACACAACCCTTTGAACAATGATCATAGTCACGACTATATAAAATGGCTAGATTCTCAGCCACCTCAATCAGTATTGTACATTTCTTTGGGTAGTTTCCTTTCAGTATCTACTACCCAGATGGATCAAATTGTTGAAGCACCAAACAGTAGCGACCCTCTTTACCTTTGGGTGGCTTGAGCAGATGCTTCTTGGTTGAAAGACAAGTGTGGAGATAAGGGTATGGTGGTGCCATGGCGTGACCAATTGATACTGATCCACCAAGAACCATATGAGGTAGCCATTCACCCTAGAATTATCcttaaatttaaagtaattttactTATAAGGTTATTTCCCCCGGTAAATACACCTTTTCTCTCCTGTTTTTTTCCAATctacattattttataatttaat
This region includes:
- the LOC114396881 gene encoding zinc finger protein CONSTANS-LIKE 7-like codes for the protein MGCTSLLRSPKKEEQEVPDANSNQPYTYEDFNILDELEGVLSTKEEQDSSLPQQKSSSSEFHWDFMEWEEFQPPNIEEEGEDENEGKENRRSKCLFDEEEQEMKIENNNNIVGFWEMDDEKMVALNLNLNYQEVLDAWSDRGSLWADDCSLSFATNNAYYMGEVPVLEEERARREACVLRYKEKRQNRLFSKKIRYQVRKLNADKRPRIKGRFVKRL